In Nonomuraea muscovyensis, one genomic interval encodes:
- a CDS encoding flavin reductase family protein: MNIATHRGTSTDMAADHVTITPSILYFGTPVVLLSTENEDGSVNLAPMSSAWALGQVVVLGLGPDGHTGHNLAARPDLVINLPQPRQWQAVERLAPLTGRDPVPADKQGAFRFEPAKFAAAGLRPEPSDLVRPPRVAECPIQMEARAVRVQPDVSGEFLIVEAHVLKVHADPRIVVPDTQHIDPALWSPLIYNFRHYFGLGAELGHSFRSRTPRPGR; this comes from the coding sequence ATGAACATCGCGACCCATCGCGGCACGTCCACGGACATGGCAGCCGACCACGTGACCATCACGCCGAGCATCTTGTACTTCGGGACACCGGTCGTGCTGCTGTCGACCGAGAACGAGGACGGCTCGGTCAACCTCGCCCCGATGTCCTCTGCGTGGGCGCTCGGGCAGGTGGTCGTCCTGGGCCTGGGGCCGGACGGGCACACCGGGCACAACCTGGCCGCCCGACCCGACCTGGTGATCAACCTGCCGCAGCCGCGGCAATGGCAGGCGGTGGAACGTCTCGCGCCGCTGACCGGGCGTGACCCGGTACCAGCGGACAAGCAGGGCGCTTTCCGCTTCGAGCCGGCGAAGTTCGCGGCCGCCGGCCTGCGACCTGAGCCTTCCGACCTGGTCCGCCCGCCCCGGGTCGCCGAATGCCCGATCCAGATGGAGGCACGTGCCGTCCGGGTCCAGCCGGACGTCTCCGGTGAGTTCCTCATCGTGGAAGCCCACGTGCTCAAGGTCCACGCCGACCCGCGCATCGTCGTGCCGGACACCCAGCACATCGACCCCGCCCTGTGGAGCCCGCTGATCTACAATTTCCGCCACTATTTCGGACTCGGCGCCGAACTCGGCCACAGCTTCCGCTCCCGGACACCTCGACCGGGCCGATGA
- a CDS encoding substrate-binding domain-containing protein encodes MITKTETNPFFVTMRQGAQAMATALSATLMTAAGRYNGDNATQVTAIENMVAAGVKGILITPNDAAAIVPSIKKARDAGVLVIALDTPTRPQDATDALLATDNFKAGQLIGLYAKAMTGDEPVKIAVLDGSVGSSASRLRHAGFLDGFGIAEDDPSIVCSRNTYGERTMGRIAMHACLRETPDLNVVYTVNEPTAFGAYAALKARGLEKGVLLVSVDGGCIGVQAVEIGQIAATSQQYPLKMAELGVQAVVEYAESGAKVSGYTDTGVRLITNKPAPGIESKNTFFGRQYCWD; translated from the coding sequence TTGATCACCAAGACGGAGACGAACCCGTTCTTCGTGACGATGAGACAGGGTGCGCAGGCCATGGCCACGGCCCTGAGCGCCACCTTGATGACCGCGGCCGGCAGGTACAACGGAGACAACGCCACCCAGGTCACCGCCATCGAGAACATGGTGGCGGCGGGTGTCAAGGGCATCCTGATCACGCCGAACGACGCCGCGGCGATCGTCCCGTCCATCAAGAAGGCCAGGGACGCCGGGGTGCTCGTCATCGCGCTGGACACGCCGACCAGGCCGCAGGACGCCACCGACGCCCTGTTGGCCACGGACAACTTCAAGGCCGGCCAGCTGATCGGCCTGTACGCCAAGGCCATGACGGGCGACGAGCCGGTCAAGATCGCCGTGCTGGACGGGTCGGTGGGCAGCTCCGCCAGCCGGCTCCGGCACGCCGGCTTCCTGGACGGCTTCGGCATCGCCGAGGACGACCCCTCGATCGTGTGCTCGCGTAACACCTACGGCGAGCGGACCATGGGCCGGATCGCGATGCACGCCTGCCTGCGTGAGACTCCTGACCTCAACGTGGTGTACACCGTCAACGAGCCCACCGCTTTCGGCGCCTACGCCGCCCTCAAGGCCAGGGGCCTGGAGAAGGGCGTGCTCCTCGTCTCTGTCGACGGCGGCTGCATCGGGGTCCAGGCTGTGGAGATCGGCCAGATCGCGGCCACGTCGCAGCAGTACCCGCTGAAGATGGCCGAGTTGGGCGTCCAGGCCGTCGTCGAGTACGCCGAGTCGGGCGCGAAGGTGTCCGGCTACACCGACACCGGCGTCAGGCTCATCACCAACAAGCCCGCCCCCGGTATCGAATCCAAGAACACCTTCTTCGGCCGTCAGTACTGCTGGGATTGA
- a CDS encoding MerR family transcriptional regulator, whose product MATDDLMTRALETLGGDAPLSVEAIHRITELVDVPEPMTIAEVAGLLDLSPHTLRYYERAGLVEVARDSHGHRVYDAEAVRRLVFLTRMRLSGMPMRDLQHYISLVDAGEHSVPERLDMLLEHRDTIRRRIRELTLSLTAIDYKIATYGGSTGPDVQTLDAVTGADHTTLPDEPRRRALPAE is encoded by the coding sequence ATGGCCACCGACGATCTGATGACCAGGGCGCTCGAAACGCTCGGGGGCGACGCTCCGCTGTCGGTCGAGGCGATCCACCGCATCACCGAGCTGGTCGACGTGCCCGAGCCGATGACGATCGCCGAGGTCGCGGGCCTCCTCGACCTCTCGCCCCACACGCTGCGTTACTACGAGCGGGCCGGGCTGGTCGAGGTGGCCCGCGACAGCCACGGTCATCGCGTCTACGACGCCGAAGCGGTGCGGCGTCTGGTGTTCCTCACCCGGATGCGGCTGTCCGGTATGCCGATGCGCGACCTGCAGCACTACATCTCGCTCGTCGACGCCGGGGAGCACTCGGTGCCCGAGCGGCTCGACATGCTGCTCGAACATCGCGACACCATCCGCCGCCGGATCCGTGAGCTGACCCTTTCCCTCACGGCGATCGACTACAAGATCGCCACGTACGGGGGCTCGACCGGGCCGGACGTTCAGACCCTCGACGCCGTCACCGGCGCCGACCACACGACGCTGCCGGACGAGCCGAGGCGACGGGCGCTGCCGGCCGAGTGA
- a CDS encoding ArsR/SmtB family transcription factor: MLTIASEIEVLARFGRALADPIRCRILLALRETPAHPADLADLLGISRTRLSNHLACLRDCGLVVAVPLGRRTRYELADPRLGHALTALSTAVIAVADDADRACAQVAGEDSCR, encoded by the coding sequence ATGCTGACGATCGCCTCCGAGATCGAGGTCCTGGCCCGTTTCGGCCGCGCGCTGGCCGACCCGATTCGCTGCCGCATCCTGCTCGCGCTGCGCGAGACCCCCGCCCACCCCGCCGACCTGGCCGACCTGCTGGGCATCTCCCGTACCCGGCTGTCCAACCATCTGGCCTGCCTGCGCGACTGCGGCCTGGTGGTCGCCGTTCCCCTTGGGCGCCGCACCCGCTACGAGCTGGCCGATCCGCGACTCGGGCACGCGTTGACCGCCCTGAGCACCGCCGTCATCGCGGTGGCCGACGACGCCGACCGTGCGTGCGCCCAGGTTGCCGGAGAGGACTCCTGCCGATGA
- a CDS encoding aldo/keto reductase, with product MQYRTLGRTGVQVSSLALGAMNFGKIGRTTQDEATAIVDAALGAGINLIDTADMYSGGESEEMVGKAIAGRRDDIVLATKASMPMGEERNHQGSSRRWLVTELDNSLRRLGVDHVDLYQIHRWDPCTSDEETLSALTDLQRAGKIRYFGSSTFPAYRLVQAQWAAREHHLSRYVTEQPSYSILQRGIETHVLPVTEQYGLGVLVWSPLASGWLSGAIRAGQKITTHRSTFMPQRFDTTIPSNRARLDAVEQLADVADEAGLTMIQLALGFVTAHPAVTSAIIGPRTLDHLHAQLAAADTVLSADVLDAIDAIVAPGTDLATDEKYDTPPALLDPSLRRR from the coding sequence ATGCAGTACCGCACCTTGGGCCGCACCGGTGTGCAGGTCAGCTCCCTCGCGCTCGGCGCGATGAACTTCGGCAAGATCGGGCGCACCACCCAGGACGAGGCCACCGCCATCGTCGACGCCGCCCTCGGGGCGGGGATCAACCTCATCGACACCGCCGACATGTACAGCGGCGGCGAGTCTGAGGAGATGGTCGGCAAGGCCATCGCCGGCCGCCGCGACGACATCGTGCTGGCCACGAAGGCGAGCATGCCCATGGGCGAGGAGCGCAACCATCAGGGCAGCTCGCGCCGCTGGTTGGTCACCGAGTTGGACAACAGCCTGCGCCGTCTCGGTGTCGACCACGTCGATCTCTACCAGATCCACCGGTGGGACCCGTGCACCAGTGACGAGGAGACGCTGTCGGCATTGACCGACCTCCAGCGCGCGGGAAAGATCCGCTACTTCGGCTCCTCGACCTTCCCCGCGTACCGCCTCGTGCAGGCCCAGTGGGCCGCCCGCGAGCATCACCTGAGCCGGTACGTCACCGAACAGCCCAGTTACTCGATCCTGCAGCGCGGGATCGAGACCCACGTGCTGCCCGTGACCGAGCAGTACGGCCTCGGTGTGCTGGTATGGAGCCCGCTGGCCTCGGGCTGGCTCTCCGGCGCGATCCGGGCAGGCCAGAAGATCACCACCCACCGCTCGACGTTCATGCCGCAACGCTTCGACACCACCATCCCCTCCAACCGGGCCAGGCTCGACGCGGTCGAGCAGCTGGCCGACGTCGCCGACGAGGCCGGCCTGACCATGATCCAGCTCGCGCTCGGATTCGTCACCGCGCACCCCGCCGTGACCAGCGCGATCATCGGTCCCCGCACACTGGACCACCTGCACGCGCAACTCGCCGCCGCGGACACGGTGCTCTCCGCCGACGTGCTCGACGCGATCGACGCGATCGTCGCACCCGGCACCGACCTTGCCACAGACGAGAAGTACGACACCCCGCCCGCGCTGCTCGACCCGTCACTGCGACGCCGCTGA
- a CDS encoding helix-turn-helix transcriptional regulator → MCHPAWGRALAEAHRLNDLARLRRVRDRIDREYAQPLNVEALARGVNMSAGHLSRQFRLAYGESPYSYLMTRRIERAMALLRRGDLSVTEVCFTVGCSSLGTFSTRFTELVGMPPSAFQRQAADAAAGMPSCVAKQVTRPVRNREAPAREPQLA, encoded by the coding sequence ATGTGTCACCCCGCATGGGGGCGCGCGCTTGCCGAGGCGCACCGCCTGAACGACCTCGCGCGGCTGCGCCGCGTCCGCGACCGGATCGACCGCGAGTACGCGCAGCCGCTGAACGTCGAGGCGCTCGCCCGCGGCGTGAACATGTCGGCCGGGCACCTCAGCCGCCAGTTCCGGCTCGCCTACGGCGAGTCGCCCTACTCCTACCTGATGACACGGCGCATCGAGCGCGCCATGGCACTGCTGCGTCGTGGCGACCTGAGCGTCACCGAGGTCTGCTTCACGGTCGGCTGCTCGTCGCTGGGCACCTTCAGCACCCGCTTCACCGAGCTGGTCGGCATGCCGCCCAGCGCCTTCCAGCGTCAGGCGGCGGACGCCGCGGCGGGGATGCCGTCCTGCGTGGCGAAACAGGTGACCAGACCGGTCAGGAATCGAGAAGCGCCGGCCCGCGAGCCGCAACTAGCGTGA
- a CDS encoding cation transporter: MTSIALGPGPARRAALTRRVRLLVAVTIAYNVIEAAVALTAGGIASSAALIGFGLDSIVEVASAAAVAWQFSAADHEARERTALRVIAISFFALAAYVTFDAVRALTGAGEAEHSTAGLILAALSLLIMPLLSAAQRRAGRELGSASAVADSKQTLLCTYLSAVLLVGLALNSAFGWSWADPIAALVIAAVAVKEGREAWRGDGCCAAAGKEQRCEARTSGEDRPDTR; the protein is encoded by the coding sequence ATGACCTCCATCGCGCTGGGCCCCGGCCCGGCCCGCCGCGCCGCCTTGACGCGCCGGGTCCGGCTGCTGGTGGCCGTGACCATCGCCTACAACGTGATCGAGGCCGCTGTCGCCCTCACCGCCGGTGGCATCGCCTCTTCCGCGGCGCTGATCGGCTTCGGCCTCGACTCGATCGTCGAGGTGGCCTCGGCCGCCGCGGTGGCCTGGCAGTTCTCCGCCGCCGACCACGAGGCCAGGGAGAGGACGGCGTTGCGGGTCATCGCGATCTCCTTCTTCGCGCTGGCCGCCTACGTCACCTTCGACGCCGTGCGCGCCCTGACCGGCGCCGGGGAGGCCGAGCACTCCACGGCCGGGCTCATCCTGGCCGCGCTCTCCCTGCTGATCATGCCGTTGCTGTCGGCCGCGCAACGCCGCGCCGGCCGCGAACTCGGCTCCGCCAGCGCGGTGGCCGACTCCAAGCAGACGCTGCTGTGCACGTACCTGTCGGCTGTGCTGCTGGTCGGGCTGGCGCTCAACAGCGCCTTCGGCTGGTCGTGGGCCGACCCGATCGCCGCCCTGGTCATCGCCGCGGTAGCGGTCAAGGAGGGCCGCGAGGCCTGGCGCGGAGACGGCTGCTGCGCGGCCGCCGGGAAGGAGCAGCGGTGCGAGGCCCGGACCAGTGGCGAGGATCGGCCGGACACTCGGTGA
- a CDS encoding SDR family NAD(P)-dependent oxidoreductase: MFGSSPGRRGASGRKSCAKRCLRGHSVVATARDAEAVLEAYPKKPAGLLAVTADVTSQEQLQAAVDAGLAEFGRIDVVVNNAGYGLVGAVEEVSDKAARDLFDVNVFGVLNTLRATLPTLRAQRSGCVLNIGSVGGFATAPGTGLYGATKFALEGISEALHGELAPLGVRVIIVEPGGFRTDFLNGASLHVQPASISDYDAGAGPTRAALAANDGRQPGDPAKGATAIVDVAEAGEPPLRLQLGADAVERVEAKLDLVRRELDQWRLVALSTSF, encoded by the coding sequence GTGTTTGGTTCGTCACCGGGGCGTCGCGGGGCCTCGGGGCGGAAATCGTGCGCGAAGCGCTGTCTCCGGGGGCACAGTGTCGTTGCCACGGCTCGGGATGCGGAGGCGGTGCTCGAGGCCTACCCGAAGAAGCCTGCCGGACTGCTGGCCGTGACCGCGGATGTCACTTCTCAGGAGCAGTTGCAGGCCGCGGTCGATGCGGGGCTGGCTGAGTTCGGCCGGATCGACGTCGTGGTCAACAATGCCGGGTACGGACTGGTGGGCGCGGTCGAGGAGGTGTCCGACAAGGCGGCACGCGACCTGTTCGACGTCAACGTCTTCGGCGTGCTGAACACGTTGCGCGCGACGCTGCCCACGCTGCGTGCCCAGCGATCCGGGTGCGTCCTGAACATCGGTTCGGTGGGCGGTTTCGCGACGGCCCCGGGCACGGGCCTGTACGGCGCGACGAAGTTCGCCCTTGAGGGCATTTCCGAAGCGCTGCATGGCGAACTGGCACCGCTCGGTGTGCGGGTCATCATCGTCGAGCCGGGCGGCTTCCGCACAGACTTCCTCAATGGCGCGAGCCTTCACGTCCAGCCCGCATCCATCTCGGACTATGACGCCGGTGCCGGCCCGACCCGCGCGGCCCTGGCCGCCAACGACGGCCGTCAACCAGGCGATCCGGCGAAGGGCGCCACCGCGATCGTGGACGTCGCCGAGGCCGGCGAGCCTCCGCTGCGCCTGCAACTCGGTGCGGACGCGGTCGAACGTGTGGAGGCCAAGCTCGATCTCGTCCGCCGCGAGCTGGACCAATGGCGGCTCGTCGCCCTCTCGACCAGCTTCTGA
- a CDS encoding iron chaperone, which produces MKDTQPSAENTGAAAEKFDGFTDEERSAMKERAKELKASARRGAKADAESEVLAKIAEMEGADRVLAERLHDIVKANAPALSPKLWYGMPAYARNGKVVCFFQSAQKFKSRYATLGFNDLANLDEGTMWPTAFALTELTAADEARIGALIKKAVS; this is translated from the coding sequence ATGAAGGACACGCAGCCGTCTGCCGAGAACACCGGCGCAGCCGCCGAGAAGTTCGACGGATTCACGGATGAGGAACGAAGCGCGATGAAGGAGCGCGCCAAGGAGCTGAAGGCGTCCGCGCGGCGCGGGGCCAAGGCGGACGCGGAGAGCGAGGTGCTCGCGAAGATCGCCGAGATGGAGGGGGCGGACCGCGTCCTCGCCGAGCGGCTCCATGACATCGTCAAAGCCAACGCGCCGGCCCTCTCCCCCAAGCTCTGGTACGGGATGCCCGCCTATGCCAGGAACGGCAAGGTTGTCTGCTTCTTCCAGAGCGCACAGAAGTTCAAGTCGAGGTACGCCACGCTCGGCTTCAACGACCTGGCGAACCTCGATGAAGGCACCATGTGGCCGACCGCCTTCGCCCTGACGGAGTTGACCGCCGCCGACGAGGCACGGATCGGCGCGCTCATCAAGAAGGCCGTGAGCTGA
- a CDS encoding MFS transporter, with translation MTHPSVRQTSPHEPHPARWRILGFLGVAQLMLILDVTVVAIALPHIATDLGLGREALTWTVSAYTLTFGGLMLLGGRITDLVGAKRVVLAGLLLFTTASLVTGLAGSAGLLVGGRIGQGVGAALLSPAALSLVVALFDGEERNKALGVWSALGGGGAALGVLLGGLLTAGPGWPWVFHVNVPIGLVIAAALATLLPARMSESAGRPRLDVLGAILVTSSSASLIYAFIAAGERGWLTALTGWLVLAAAVGYVLFVLWQRRTRSPLMDVRLLARRPVATGAFLILMATALMIAVFFLGTFYFQHALGYGALRTGLLFLPVALATMIGANLTGRMLGRWGGRGLAVAGLTIAAIGMAVPAVSMSPVSVVVGVAVAAAGTGAMFVIASATALGQVAPHEAGISSGIVSTFHEFGASIGAAVMSSVAAASLVGTTLSGFTGGFTVAAIAAAVSAVVAALVTPGRPGRQDPGPS, from the coding sequence ATGACCCACCCGTCAGTACGGCAGACATCACCCCACGAGCCGCATCCGGCACGGTGGCGCATCCTGGGCTTTCTCGGGGTGGCACAACTCATGCTGATCCTCGACGTCACCGTCGTGGCCATCGCGCTGCCCCACATCGCGACGGACCTCGGGCTCGGTCGTGAGGCGTTGACCTGGACGGTCAGCGCCTACACGCTCACGTTCGGAGGCCTGATGCTGCTCGGCGGGCGGATCACGGACCTGGTGGGAGCCAAGCGGGTCGTGCTCGCCGGGCTGCTCCTGTTCACCACGGCATCGCTCGTCACCGGGCTGGCGGGGTCCGCGGGCCTGCTGGTGGGCGGTCGCATCGGGCAGGGCGTCGGGGCGGCGCTGCTGTCTCCCGCTGCCCTGTCGCTGGTGGTGGCCCTGTTCGACGGGGAGGAGCGGAACAAGGCCCTCGGCGTCTGGTCCGCGCTCGGCGGCGGTGGCGCGGCCCTCGGCGTCCTCCTGGGCGGCCTGCTCACCGCCGGCCCCGGCTGGCCATGGGTCTTCCACGTCAACGTGCCCATCGGGCTGGTGATCGCCGCGGCGCTCGCCACCCTGCTGCCGGCCCGGATGTCCGAGTCTGCCGGCCGACCCCGGCTCGATGTCCTCGGCGCGATCCTGGTGACGTCCTCCTCCGCGTCGTTGATCTACGCTTTCATCGCCGCCGGCGAGAGGGGGTGGCTCACCGCGCTCACCGGGTGGCTCGTCCTGGCGGCCGCCGTGGGCTACGTGCTGTTCGTGCTGTGGCAGAGGAGGACGCGATCGCCCCTGATGGATGTCCGGCTGCTGGCCCGGCGGCCCGTGGCGACCGGCGCCTTCCTCATCCTGATGGCGACGGCGCTGATGATCGCGGTGTTCTTCCTGGGCACGTTCTACTTCCAGCACGCTCTGGGATACGGCGCGTTGCGGACAGGGCTGCTGTTCCTGCCGGTGGCGCTGGCGACGATGATCGGGGCCAACCTGACCGGACGCATGCTCGGCCGATGGGGTGGACGCGGGCTGGCCGTCGCGGGTCTGACGATCGCGGCGATCGGCATGGCCGTCCCGGCGGTGTCGATGAGTCCTGTCAGCGTCGTGGTGGGCGTGGCCGTCGCGGCGGCGGGCACCGGCGCGATGTTCGTCATCGCCTCGGCGACCGCACTCGGCCAGGTGGCGCCCCACGAGGCCGGGATCTCCTCCGGCATCGTGAGCACCTTCCACGAGTTCGGCGCCTCCATCGGAGCCGCGGTCATGTCGAGCGTCGCGGCCGCGAGCCTGGTCGGGACCACGCTGAGCGGCTTCACCGGCGGATTCACCGTGGCGGCGATCGCGGCAGCGGTCAGCGCCGTCGTCGCCGCGCTGGTGACACCCGGCCGCCCAGGGCGACAGGACCCAGGCCCGTCCTAG
- a CDS encoding TetR/AcrR family transcriptional regulator — protein sequence MAAPSARSRRRADAERNIARIVSAARTLLSSDPNATTDDIAQAAGVGRMTLYGHFRTRADLVEAALVDALRAGDEILTSIDLAGDAREAMTRLLASSWELVAESAALLTAAQGVLPTGRVRELHAEPVQRMAELIRRGQDQGAFRTDLPTDWLVSVVHYILHGAADEVRAGRLASHDAAEVVTKSVQPVLIG from the coding sequence ATGGCCGCGCCCTCCGCCCGCTCCAGACGCCGCGCCGATGCCGAGCGCAACATCGCCCGCATCGTGTCCGCGGCGCGCACCTTGCTCAGTTCAGATCCGAACGCGACCACGGACGACATCGCGCAGGCGGCCGGCGTCGGGCGGATGACGCTGTACGGGCACTTCCGCACCCGGGCCGACCTGGTCGAAGCCGCACTCGTGGACGCACTGCGAGCCGGCGACGAGATCTTGACCTCCATCGACCTGGCGGGAGACGCCCGCGAAGCCATGACCCGGCTGCTGGCGTCGAGCTGGGAGCTCGTGGCCGAGTCCGCGGCCCTGCTGACCGCCGCCCAGGGAGTCCTCCCCACAGGGCGGGTGCGAGAGCTGCACGCCGAACCCGTCCAGCGCATGGCCGAGCTCATCCGCCGCGGCCAGGACCAGGGCGCCTTCCGCACCGACCTGCCCACCGACTGGCTGGTCAGCGTCGTCCACTACATCCTGCACGGCGCGGCGGACGAGGTCCGCGCGGGACGCCTGGCCTCGCATGACGCCGCCGAGGTGGTGACGAAGTCCGTCCAGCCGGTGCTGATCGGCTAG
- a CDS encoding VOC family protein, whose protein sequence is MDITIHTSFLPHDDPDAALTFYRDTLGFEVRSDVGHGQSRWITVGPVGQPGTSILLAPPAADPGITEDERRTIMEMMAKGTYGWILLATPDLDDTFEKLQAGDAEVVQEPTEQPYGVRDCAFRDPAGNLVRIQELR, encoded by the coding sequence ATGGACATCACCATTCATACGAGCTTCCTCCCGCATGACGACCCGGACGCCGCCCTGACCTTCTACCGCGACACCCTCGGCTTCGAGGTACGCAGCGACGTCGGTCACGGCCAGTCGCGCTGGATCACGGTCGGCCCTGTCGGCCAGCCCGGCACGTCCATCCTCCTGGCGCCGCCGGCCGCCGACCCCGGCATCACCGAGGACGAGCGCCGCACCATCATGGAGATGATGGCCAAGGGCACCTACGGCTGGATCCTGCTGGCCACCCCGGACCTCGACGACACCTTCGAGAAGCTGCAGGCCGGCGACGCCGAGGTCGTCCAGGAGCCGACGGAGCAGCCGTACGGCGTTCGCGACTGCGCCTTCCGCGATCCCGCGGGCAACCTGGTCCGCATCCAGGAGCTTCGCTGA
- a CDS encoding TetR/AcrR family transcriptional regulator: MNDGDRVAGRAARTKRADARRNEETLLDAAAAIFVASGVEAPVRDIAAEAGVGTATIYRHFPTRADLIIAVYRHQVEACAEAGPALLASSATPHAALGQWIGLFVEFLVTKHGLAAVLQPDNAGFDALHAYFLDRLVPVCTQLLEAAAAAGEIRPDVDAYELMRGVGNLCIGADSDPRYDARRLVELLIAGLRRPH; the protein is encoded by the coding sequence GTGAACGACGGCGATCGGGTCGCGGGGCGTGCGGCCCGGACCAAGCGGGCGGACGCCCGGCGCAACGAGGAGACTCTGCTCGACGCGGCCGCCGCGATCTTCGTCGCGTCGGGCGTGGAAGCGCCGGTACGCGACATCGCGGCCGAGGCCGGCGTCGGGACGGCCACGATCTACCGCCACTTCCCGACGCGAGCGGATCTCATCATCGCCGTCTACCGGCACCAGGTCGAGGCCTGCGCCGAGGCCGGACCGGCCCTGCTGGCGAGCAGCGCGACTCCGCACGCCGCACTGGGGCAATGGATCGGCCTCTTCGTCGAATTCCTGGTCACCAAGCACGGGCTCGCCGCCGTGCTGCAGCCCGACAACGCCGGCTTCGACGCGCTGCACGCCTACTTCCTCGACCGGCTCGTGCCCGTGTGCACCCAGTTGCTCGAAGCCGCAGCCGCCGCCGGCGAGATCCGCCCCGACGTGGACGCCTACGAGCTCATGCGCGGCGTCGGGAACCTCTGCATAGGCGCGGACAGCGATCCCCGCTACGACGCACGTCGCCTGGTCGAGCTCCTCATCGCCGGACTACGTCGACCGCACTGA
- a CDS encoding GNAT family N-acetyltransferase — translation MIEVRAFESSDARKVVSWIDDFEALIMWSGNSGFTWPFEAGQLADFHASDPGRRLHVATDPDGTPVGHFMLRTDPSGRSVRLGMVVVSPAARGQGYGEAMVEAALGRAFADPAVEGVDLGVYSRNTGAMRLYERFGFRRERTEPKATLVAGEWWPSITMSLRRDAWGATERLRRGRPEA, via the coding sequence GTGATCGAGGTGCGTGCGTTCGAGTCATCAGACGCCAGGAAGGTGGTCTCGTGGATCGACGACTTCGAGGCGTTGATCATGTGGTCGGGGAACTCCGGGTTCACCTGGCCCTTCGAGGCCGGCCAGCTTGCGGACTTTCACGCGTCCGACCCCGGCCGTCGGTTGCACGTCGCCACCGATCCTGACGGGACGCCGGTGGGACACTTCATGCTGCGCACCGATCCGTCCGGCCGTTCGGTGCGCCTGGGCATGGTCGTGGTGTCGCCCGCGGCCAGGGGACAGGGGTATGGCGAGGCCATGGTGGAAGCCGCGCTCGGCAGGGCCTTCGCCGACCCCGCCGTCGAGGGTGTCGACCTGGGCGTCTACTCGCGCAACACCGGCGCGATGCGGCTGTACGAGCGGTTCGGATTCCGCCGCGAACGCACCGAGCCGAAGGCCACGCTGGTTGCCGGGGAGTGGTGGCCATCGATCACGATGAGCTTGCGGCGCGACGCCTGGGGCGCCACGGAACGGCTTCGCCGGGGCCGGCCCGAAGCCTGA
- a CDS encoding pyridoxamine 5'-phosphate oxidase family protein has product MTGAPPRELEERLRDTRARLESDVDLWVATPGSPGVHLIPLSYLWDGTAFLISTPHTSVTGRNLLADGRVRLGLGPTRDVVVVDGIAEPVDLADLAPETGDAFAAKTGFDPRELDEPYQYFLIRPRRIQAWREANELRGRDLMRDGRWLG; this is encoded by the coding sequence ATGACAGGCGCGCCGCCGCGTGAGCTCGAGGAGAGGCTGCGGGACACTCGCGCGAGACTGGAGAGCGACGTCGATCTCTGGGTCGCGACGCCGGGCTCCCCGGGCGTCCACCTCATCCCGCTCTCGTACCTCTGGGACGGCACCGCGTTCCTCATCTCGACGCCGCATACCTCGGTCACCGGCCGCAACCTGCTGGCCGACGGCCGGGTGCGACTCGGCCTCGGGCCGACGCGCGACGTCGTCGTCGTCGACGGCATCGCCGAGCCGGTCGACCTCGCCGACCTCGCCCCCGAGACGGGCGACGCGTTCGCGGCCAAGACCGGTTTCGACCCGCGCGAGCTCGACGAGCCCTACCAGTACTTCCTGATCCGGCCGCGGCGCATCCAGGCCTGGCGGGAGGCGAACGAGTTGCGAGGACGCGACCTCATGCGCGACGGCCGCTGGCTCGGCTGA